The nucleotide window GGCCGTGGACGCGGCGGACCCGGGCGCGAGGGGTAACGGCTCCTGGCGCAGCCCGGTGGGGTAGAGCAGCACATGCCCGGCGATGACCGCGAGTTCGAGCCCGAGCGCGCGCAGTACGGCGCCGTACCGGGGCAGGGCGTCGGCGAGCACCCCGGACAGCGGTGCGGTGACGGATCCGGTGGCGGTCGACGCGCCCATGACTACCTCCCCGTCGCGGCTCACGGGTGGACAGCGCGGCCAGTATGCCCCGGTGGGCGGCCGTGCGAGTGCTGACGTGTGCGGGGCCGGCGTCGTCCGGCGTCGTCCGGTGCCGTCCCGGGCGGCCACGGGGCGGCCGGGCCGCCGTGCACGACGCCGTGCGTCCCACGGCACGGCGGCAGGGCGGCGAGGCGGCCCGGCCGGGGCTTTTCCGGGATCACGTACGGCCCGCGCGCCCCGGGTACGACCACGCGCCGCTCGGCGGAGCGGTGGAGGTACGCGGTGGTGGGCCGAACGTCTTACGAACGTGTCCCACGTGTGATTTCCCCCTCCCTGACTCCCGTGAAACTGCCGTCTGCGCGATGCTGGCGATAACGTTCGTTCACGCTTACGCCCGACAGCAGCGATGGCACGGCATGGAGGCAGTGATGGGTGTGTCCGGTCCGATCCGCGTGGTGGTGGCCAAGCCGGGTCTCGACGGCCACGATCGCGGGGCCAAGGTCATCGCGCGGGCGCTGCGCGACGCGGGCATGGAGGTCATCTACACCGGCCTCCACCAGACCCCCGAGCAGATCGTGGACACCGCGATCCAGGAGGACGCCGACGCGATCGGCATGTCCATCCTGTCCGGCGCCCACATGACGCTCTTCGCCAAGGTCCTGGAACTCCTCACCGAGCGCGACGCCCGCGACATCCAGGTCTTCGGCGGCGGCATCATCCCCGAGGCCGACATCCCGCCGCTGAAGGAACTCGGCGTCGCCGCGATCTTCACCCCCGGCACCACCACCGGCGACGTGGTCGACTGGGTCCGCGCCAACGTCCGCCAGCCCGCCGAAGCGTGACCCCACCGGGCCGCACCCCGATGCGGCCCGGCGAGCGACGAGTCCCGCCCCGTCCGGGGCGGGGGCCCCTGTTCGGCCGCACCTGGCCTGGCGTGGCTCCGCCCCTGTCCGGTTTCCGCCCGGCGGCTTGGCTGGGCCGCGTGACGCTGCCCCGTTCGGCTTCGCCCGGACTGCTGGGCCCGTCGCGTCCGGCTCGGGCCGCGCCCGTTTGGGGTCGCCCGGTCTGCATGGGTGCGCCCGGCTTGCTGGGTCCGGGGGCTCAGCCCGCCGGGGTGGCGTTGGCTCGCCCCTGACCGGCTCCGTCGGCCCCGCCCCGCCCGGGGCTCAGCTCGGGGCGGGTGGAGGGGCGAGTTCGGAGAGCATCGCCGCGCGGAGGCGGAGGGTGCTGACGAGGCGTTGGAAGGCTTCGGTCCAGTAGGCGGTGGCGCCGGGGGAGCCGTCGGGGGGGTCTTCGGGGGTGGCGGTCAGGGGGGTCAGGCGGTTGGCCTGGGCGGGGTCGAGGCAGCGTTCGGCCAGGCCCATGACGCCGCTGAAGCTCCACGGGTAGCTGCCCGCCTCGCGGGCGATCTCGAGGGCGTCGACCACGGCGCGGCCCAGCGGTTCGGCCCACGGCACCGCGCAGGCGCCGAGCATCTGGAACGCCTCGGAGAGCCCGTGGGAGTCGATGAAGCGGGCGACCCATGCCGCCCGTTCGTCCTCCGGCAGGACCGACAGCAGCTTGGCCGGGTCGCCCATCGAGGCGACCACGCCCGCCGGGCCGGGCGGCGGCCCGAGCAGTGCCCGCGCCCAGCCGGGGTCGCGCTGCCGTACCGCCGCCCGGCACCAGGCGGCGTGCAGATCCGGCTGCCAGTCGTCGTCCACCGGCAGCGCGGTGATCTCCTCCGGGCGCAGTCCGCCGAAGACCCGGGTCCACACCGCCAGCGGCGCCGCCTCCACCAACTGCCCGAACCACCAGGCGCGTTCGCCGCGGCCGGACGGCGGAACGGGGCTCACCCCGTCACGTTCCATCGCCGCGTCGCAGGCATGCGGCGCGGCCACGGCTATGTGCGGACCGCTCGCGCCGTGGCGCAGGAAGACGCAGCGCACCGCCCGTTCGCCCATCCGGGCGGCCAGCGCCGAGCCGGGCAGGGCGGCCAGCAGCTCGGCCGCGGTGGCGCGTACGGTGCGGCTGCGGTCGGCGAGCGCCTGCTCCAGGAAGTCCTCGTCGGCCAGGCTCAGCCCGGTGCGCAGCGAGTCGGCGAACATCAGCCGGTCCTCGGCGCGTTCCCGCTGCCAGGTGGTGCGCAGCAGGGCGAGGCCGGCCGCCGGGTCGGTGGTGCGCAACCCGCTGAGCAGGGCGACGCGTTCGGCGAAGAGCCCTTCCTCCCACAGTCGCCGGGTGGCCCGCGGGTCGGCGGCGGCGTCCCCGGCGGCGCTGCGGTTGGCGGCGCGCAGCGCGAACCGCCAGTCGGGGTTGAGCTCGGCCAGCCACAGGGCCCGTGGTCCGGCGAGGGTGAGCGCGTCGGGGCGCAGGTCGGTACGGGCCCGGGCGGCGTCCAGCAGCGCGGGCAGCGCTTCCTCGGGGGCGCGGTAGCCGTACGCGTTGGCCGCCGCCAGCCACTGCGGCAGCAGTTCGCCGAGGCTGGGCGCGGTGCCGCGGCGGCCGGCGGACGGACCGGCGCCGGACCGTTCGCTCAGCAGCGCCGCGAGCCTGCCCCGGGCGGCCTGCGGCACCACCGGCCGGGTGTCCCGGACGGCGGGCCGCGGTCGTACGGCCGCGCGCACCGGACGCGCCCCGGCCCGCCGCCGCACCGCGGCCACCGCCGCCGCGTCCAGCAGCGCCACCGCCGGATCGTCCGCCCCGGCGGCCAACCCCGCGGGTATCCGCCGGTCGGTGCCGACGAGCGCGGCGGAGACCAGCTCGGCCCAGGAGGGCGTGGCCGGCGCCGGGGCGCGTTCGCGGCCGGTCACAGCGCCACCGCCTCGGGACGTGCCGGGTCGTGGGCCACCCAGGTGGTCAGCGGGGCGAAGCCGTGGTGGCCCAGGGTGCCGAAGACGGTGACCGGATCGCCGCCGGAGACGGCGGGCAGTCGCCACAGGGAGGGCCGGCCGATCCGGCGGCGGTCCACCGGGAGCGCCCAGGCGCCGCCCGCGTCGGCCAGCTGCCAGCCGGTCTCGCACGGCACCGGGACCACACCGGCCAGCACCACCGGCCACTCCTCCAGCCACGGATCGGCACGCACCGCCTCCCCGTACGCGTCCAGCGCCGCCTCCACCCCGATGCCGGGGGGTACCGGGCCGGGGCCCGGGGCGCCGTGGCGTGGGCCGAGGGCGGCGCGCAGCCGTATCGCGCCGGGGTGGTAGGCGAGTTCGGCGTCGAGCACCGCGCCGACCGGCAGCGACACCTCGGGCGGGCGGCCCCGGGCGCCGTAGGAGAGCAGCAGGGCGGGGCGTTCGCCGTCCAGGCCGTGCAGCCAGATCCGGCGGGTCGTCAGCCGTTCGTCGCCCGAGTCGTGCTGGGCGAGGACGAGCCAGCGGTCGCGCACGGTGCGGCCGGCGAGCAGCCCGGCCGCCTCGACGGTGAAGCCGACGCGGGACCGGACGGTGGCGGCCAGCGGCCCGGGCAGCGCGTCGCCACGCAGACAGCCGCGGGCGAGGAGGTGGAGCAGGCCGCTCTCCTCCAGCATCCGGGAGGGCCACTCGGTGCCGGTGTGCGGTATGGCGGCCAACTCCCGTACCCGGGCGGCGAGTCCGGGCGCCTGGGCGTCGACCATGCGGGCGGCGATCTCGTCCCAGACGCGGCCGTCCCGGGCGTCGGGCGCGGCCAGTCCGGCGCGCAGCCGGTCGGCGAGGCGCTGTTCCAGCTCGGCGGCGCCCGCGGCGACCCGGTGGGCCCGCCGTTCGGCGCGGCGGCGGGCGGCCTGCGGATCGGCGCGGGCCGTACGGGGGCCGGCGGGGCGGGGCTCCGGGCGGGCGGCGAGCCATGGTGTCACCCATTCGGGTGGTTCGGCGGCGGGGACGTCCGTACCGGCGTCGCGCGCCCACAGCGACAGCAGGGCGAGGGCGTGTTCGCACGGTGCCTCGCGGCTGCGGCACGTGCAGTGGAACGCCGGTCCGGACAGGTCGGCGACGGTCTCGTACGGCGGGCCGGAGCCGTCCGCGCACCGTCCCCACACCGTGCCGCCGGCCCCGGGCGCCCGGTCGTCCGACGGTGGCGACCAACCCGTGCCGGACCAGGGCCCCGGCTTCCCGAGCCGGTCGCCCACGGTGCGTGAGGCGGCGTCGGGAGCGAGCGCGAGCACCCGCTCCACCGGCCACCGCGATGG belongs to Streptantibioticus cattleyicolor NRRL 8057 = DSM 46488 and includes:
- a CDS encoding cobalamin B12-binding domain-containing protein, whose translation is MGVSGPIRVVVAKPGLDGHDRGAKVIARALRDAGMEVIYTGLHQTPEQIVDTAIQEDADAIGMSILSGAHMTLFAKVLELLTERDARDIQVFGGGIIPEADIPPLKELGVAAIFTPGTTTGDVVDWVRANVRQPAEA
- a CDS encoding DUF5691 domain-containing protein, producing the protein MTGRERAPAPATPSWAELVSAALVGTDRRIPAGLAAGADDPAVALLDAAAVAAVRRRAGARPVRAAVRPRPAVRDTRPVVPQAARGRLAALLSERSGAGPSAGRRGTAPSLGELLPQWLAAANAYGYRAPEEALPALLDAARARTDLRPDALTLAGPRALWLAELNPDWRFALRAANRSAAGDAAADPRATRRLWEEGLFAERVALLSGLRTTDPAAGLALLRTTWQRERAEDRLMFADSLRTGLSLADEDFLEQALADRSRTVRATAAELLAALPGSALAARMGERAVRCVFLRHGASGPHIAVAAPHACDAAMERDGVSPVPPSGRGERAWWFGQLVEAAPLAVWTRVFGGLRPEEITALPVDDDWQPDLHAAWCRAAVRQRDPGWARALLGPPPGPAGVVASMGDPAKLLSVLPEDERAAWVARFIDSHGLSEAFQMLGACAVPWAEPLGRAVVDALEIAREAGSYPWSFSGVMGLAERCLDPAQANRLTPLTATPEDPPDGSPGATAYWTEAFQRLVSTLRLRAAMLSELAPPPAPS